The sequence cttctataaaaaaaaactactactactactactactactactactactactactactactactactactactactactactactactactactgctactactactactaacaCTACTAATGCATTGCTGTGACAGGTCAAATATGGACCGTATAATAACTAGTGGCTTGGAGAAAGCAAATATCGCCTTGAGGGAGTGCAGAACTACCCAGAGCGATACTAGGTCGGAATTAACAAACCCGACCAAGAATTCTAAGAAGCAGGTTGAAGTGAACCTTAACACCCCTAAGGGTTCGCGCAACAAGAAAAGGTTAGCCGAGAGCACGCCGAATCCTGGCGAAGGCTCTTCATTGCGCCCTTCAAAAAAGATGCAACTTACGGGAGAAACCTCCGAATGGGTGGAAACAAAGAGGAGAAGGCGCAAAAAGCAGACTGAAGCTGATGGTGAATTGCAGGTACAACAGGATGGTAGGATTGCTGTGGCTCGATATACCAAACCTGTTGATTGGAGGAAAAAACGCGTCCGCTCGGAGGCAGTTTTGATTAAACCCTTAGCAGGGAAAAAATATGCTGACGTGCTGCGAATGGTTCGTCAGAAAGTTAAGTCTGAAGAGTTGGACGTGAGAGTTAAGTCCATCAGGGAAACCAAAACTGGTGATGTGTTAGTTGAATTGGGTGCAACAACGGAGGCCAGAGCAAATTTTAGCGAGGCTCTGAGCAACGCTATTGGGGAGAACGGACAGGTTCGTCAGCTCGTCCCTCGAGCCAAGGTAGATACCCGAGAATTGGACGCAACGACGGAAGAAAAAGAGGTCAGAGATGCTTTagaactcttttttgaaaatgataaatgtgGGGAAATGAAAGTGAACCTATCGAAACCAAGCCGATGGGGAACACTGATAGCTTACGTAGAATTGGATGAAAGCATGGCCAGGAAATTGGATGAGAAGGGTTATATTAAAATCCGATGGGTGAACTGTCGAGTACGGCGAAGAACACTAGTATCCCGGTGCTTCCGTTGTCATGGCTTCGGACATATGGCTGCTTCTTGTAAAGACAAAGATAGACGAACAGCTTGTTGGAAGTGCGGTAAGGAGGGCCACTTGGCCCCTAGCTGCTCTGAACCGCCTAACTGCTACCTCTGCGCTGAACTGAATGGTAGCGAAGTAAATGTTGATCATACTCCTGGTTCCGGTAGGTGCCGGGCGTATCAAGATGCACTCGGGAAGATCAAATAATGGCGGTAGTCATACAGGGTAACCTCAGTAGAAGCAGACTTGCCTCTGACTTATTGGTACAGCTTGCGCGAGATCACAAGGCGGATCTGCTCCCTATTTCCGAGCAGTATTGTGGAATGGATGGGCGAAATTGGTATCCGAACAATACCGGTACTGCGGCCATATGGATCCGAAATACAGCCATGTTTTCAGTGGTTGACATGGGCAAAGGTGATGGCTACGTTTGGGTAAGGAGTGGAAACACCACCTATGTAAGCGTTTACTGTTCACCAAATGGGGATATCGCTGAATTTCGCCGGAAGCTTGATGAACTGGAGGACTGCATCCAGGGGATGGATGGATATGTCTTCATAGCGGGTGACTTCAATGCAAAGGCACATGAATGGGGCATGCCATGGACCTGTAATAGAGGTAGTAGTGTGGTAGAGATGGTGGCCAGGTTGGACCTAATGATCATCAATACGGGTACGGTCTCAACCTTCAGACGCAGTGGCTGCCGGGGATCTATGATAGATATTATTCTTGTATCTATGGGTTCTTCATCAACAACACGAGGATGGCAGGTACTGGAAGATTTTACTGGAAGCGATCACCAGTACATCAAATTCTGGGTTGATCAACACCCTGAAAGAAGAAGAGCACATGCTGACTTCGGGAGAACGCGGGGATGGAATGTCGCTAGACTTGATTGTGTGGCGATGCTGGATACACTATCCGGAATGGACAGACCTACTTTCGACACTCTAGGTCCCACTGAACGGAAGATGGCTGAGTACGTGGTTAATAAGACAATGAATGTGATCTCTACTGCATGTGATGCGTCTATGCCCAAAAGAGCTAGACTCCGAAATTCAGAACCAAATTATTGGTGGAATGAAGGTATAGCAGATCTTCGCAGACAAGCACTGGCTAAACGCAGGAAGGCTCAGCGTAAGAGGCCTCGTGCTGACGCCGGTCTTGCTGACCAAATATATTTTGCGGCCAAAAAGGCATTAACACAGGCTATTAAAATCAGCAAAAGAAGGGGACGGGTTTCGCTACTCGAGAAAGTTGACAGAGACATCTGGGGTAGGGGGTACAAAATTGTAACCCACTGTCTTGGAAGCGTAGGACCTGTTCCTCCGAAAGATCCTCAGTCTATGAAGGCAATAGTGGAAGGACTCTTCCCAGATCACCCGGAGATAATACGTACACCGATACCAGTGATGAATGGTGAAATACAATCTTTCAATATGGAAGAACTACGAAGCGTCATTCATTCGATGGACAACCACAAGGCCACAGGTCCAGATGAAATCCCTGgtgagatttttaaacaaattgttgacgAGTATCCTGAAATACTTCTAAATATGTACAATGCGTTTTTGGTATGTGGTGTCTTTCCGAAGAGGTGGAAGGTGCAGAGACTAGTTCTGCTTGATAAGGGGAAAGGTTTACCTATTACCCCTTCTTCATTTAGGCCACTCTGTATGCTGGATAATTCCgggaagatttttgaaaaattgttacgGATACGTTTACGCACTGCCGTTGAAGAAGCTGGTTGTTTGTCACAGAACCAACATGGATTCCGCATTAAGCGTTCGACGATTGGAGCCATCAGAGAGGTGATCGGAGCGACTCAAAGAGCATGGCAGGGAAACCACAGGTCAAGAGATGTCGGTGTGCTGGTCACCCTGGACGTAAAGAATGCTTTCAATTCAGCGAGGTGGATTGATATCCTTGATGCACTGGAGCAGCGGTTTAGGGTGCCGCCCTATTTACGCAGGGTTATCAGCGATTACCTCGATGACAGGGAATTGTGGTATGACTCCACTGAAGGACAGCAGAGATGAAAAGTTACAGCAGGTGTAGCTCAGGGGTCTGTTCTTGGTCCAGATCTATGGAACATACTCTACAACGGAGTGTTCGAAATTGTTTTGCCTGAATGGGCCAAGCTGATTGGTTTCGCAGACGACCTAGCGTTAATAATTCTAGCCAGAAATATTGAAATGGCACAGTTGTAGCACGTTAAGTCCACAAAAGTTGTCAGATACCTGGGAGAGACAATCGACCAAAAGCTCACGCATTGGCCACAGATTCAGAGGGCGGCTGATAAAGCAAGCGCAGCGGTGGCAAATCTTGCCAGGCTAATGCCTAATATAAAAGGTCCCAGAGCAAGTAAGCGGAAAACACTGATGAGTGTGGCTCACTCGATATTATTATATGGAGCAGAGATTTGGGCTGACGCACTTGATGTGCAAAAATACCAAAACCGAATGGTCTCGGTACAGAGACGATGCGCGATGCGTATAGCGAGTTCTTATCGAACTGTCTCTGCGCCTGCGATATTGGTTGTAGCGGGAGTAGTTCCTATTACTCTGCTTGCTaaagagagaaaaataatttataataggtCTCAAACAGAAAATGATTGTTCACTAATCAAAACAGAAGAGAGACTACAAACACTTGCGGAAAGGCAACAACAATGGATCATCGACTCTCGAGGAAGATGGACTGCAGGCCTATTAGGAGAGGTGTCCCCATGGTTTGGCAGGAGGCACGGTGAGGTAAATTTTTATCTCACCCAATTTCTTACCGGCCATGGCCACTTTAACTCCTATCTATACCGGAGAAATCGTAAGGAAAGTCAACTCTGTGACTACTGTCCAGGGAAAATTGATGATGTGGAGCATACATTCTATGAATGTAACAGATGGGCTAGAAATAAACATGCCCTTGAAACTCTTCTTGGAGAGGCCATCACTCCAAGGAATACAGTTTCTTTAATGCTTCGCAATCAAGTTGATTGGGACTCTGTAGCGTCTTACATTGAGACGgtacacagtggggtgaaatcggaaaacgaggttcaaaatgacatttagaacgcaattatgcaccgattttagaattttttttttgaaaaattcagaactaaatNNNNNNNNNNNNNNNNNNNNNNNNNNNNNNNNNNNNNNNNNNNNNNNNNNNNNNNNNNNNNNNNNNNNNNNNNNNNNNNNNNNNNNNNNNNNNNNNNNNNTGAAAGAGGGAGCTCtgcttaatattttgacaccaaaatcatgtcgatacaccttaccgactgcgagtaaagccacccacgctttaacttgacagactgtattcttcttgtttgtgCATTcatttctctgtttaaaaatttaactattctgttataaattctgattgttttatttttgttgaaaattaaatctttaaatttaaaatttaactttttaattttttgttaaaaatattatttttctttcgttgaaaattgattatttcctcgaaaattaaattttttaaactaaaaatgtaactattacatttttggttaaatagttttctttattttcaatattcatttttaatttgaaaatttgacaacttCTTTGCACTTTTTGTTCGCAAcatttttttccagttgaaattcttcttttttagtatgaaattattctttttctttaaaaattcatatattttggtgaaaaatttatttttttggttgatcatttaaatcttttattaaaaattctattaattttttattgaaaattcatatattttttcggtGAAGATTGAACTActgtgttgaattttttttgctaaaaaatggacagtttttagttaaaatttcatgtttttttgtattaaattattcttcttgatggAAAAAGCATTTGTTCGGGTTAAAAAGGattcattttgttttattgaacattttactattttgttaaaaattaatttttttaattaaaaaatttaactgtataattttcggttgaaaatatattttttcaatttgaaaatttgttgtttttttagcacgaaaatttacctttctcaATTAAAgcttcatcctttttggtagaaattgattcatcttctttaaagttcatctattttaattaagaattaatttcttcgttaaaaatgcatctttttagtaaaGCTTTTGTGCTTATTCAATATGATTTGTTTACATGACGATTAAGAAATGCATTCTCTATGAAAAACgtattattttagtcgaaaattgaattttatagttgaaagttcaggtgtttttttctgattaaactatttttctgaacaaaatttgtgtcgtagtgaatttttttaaactgattttgtaaccatttttcattgaaaaatgatttatttagtttaaaattcgttttcttttttgttgttttaaaattgattttttaagttttgaatttctgtttgCGGTAGAaaactattgatttaaaaattaaattacttgttttcgaattaaattttttgtttgaaaagttaaatatttggttaaaacttttttttgtcggtaataattttttttcactgaaaatgtaattattccactttttattaaaacttaaaatttttagttgaaaattcaactatgtggttaagaattcaggtattttgctaaaaattattcttttttggaagaattgTCTTTTTGtctgtaaattcatttctttgtttaaaaatttcactattttattgaaagtgcgattgttttttaaaattcaaaattaatttattgaatttgaaatttcactgtcccatttatggttaaaaattaatcttttccattaaaaaattaatttctttggttgaaaattgagttattttgttaaaaatccgttttttatcCGGAAGTTTAACTGGTCAATCATGCGTTTAATACTTATTGTTTTGGTTGGCTTCCGTTTCCAGTACCGATAGAGGATACAAGGTGTTTTTCGAGTGCGATCATTTTTTGGCTGAGGAGAAATGAAAAGTTGAGTGAGTGCGGTGAGGGTGTGGTGAGTAAGAGTGCTGGGGTGAAAGTGCAAGTGTGGATGAAGGGAGTGAgagaaagtgaaaatttaaacagaaaataaagaaattgacgAAGGTTGATTTTGAGGTGACGTTCGCCTGGGCGATATACTAGGTTTCTTGGCAGTAAATAGGAGTTCAAAGGGTAAGAAGGGCGAAGAAGTTAAATAGATACAAATTGTCAAAAGAAGTTAGTGTAGAAGGGCGAGTTTTtcgaaacagtttttaaaattctgggGAGGATAGAAAGTGACAGGGGGAAGGGGGTGAGCCAAAAGGTCAGTTAACAGGATAGAGTCATCTCGGTTATGCCCAATCCACAACGTAATTTCGGAAGAAGGCCGAACAAGTTGAGTGAGAAGAGCGAAACAAATAGGGATAGCAATAGCAAAGAGAGAGAAGGTAGCGTTGTAGACGAGGCAAACAGAGAGGGAAGTGTACATGAGACGTTTACTTCGCTTTTGCATTCTGTAGCAATGGCAGAATCGAGACGAGGAAGAGGGTAAAGGCGCGGGAGGCGTGGATGAGAAAAGAAGTGGAGAGGGGCAATGACTTAAAAAAGGTTGAGACAAAAAAAAGAATGCCGGAGAGAAATAGGGGTGAAACGGATATGTTCGTAAGGTTAGAAGCCCTTATAAAAGGATTTGAAGAGGAAACTTGCGGAAGATTGGATGAGACATGCGGAAGACTGACTGATATGAAGATACAAGGGGAAGAGGTAAAAGACGAGGTAAGAAAAGTGAGACAAAAGTGGGGAGAATGGGACCACTTATGGAAAGGAGAGAAAGAAAAGGTGTGGAATAAATTGAAAAGTATAGAAAATAGGCAGAGAGAGAACGAGGAGGTTAGGAAAAAGGACATGAAACTGCTAGAAAAGAGAGTGAGCAAATTATAAATAAGGAACAAGTCTAAGATGGGAGAGAAAGGAAGTATGGAAGAAGTGAGAGAATGATTCGTGGTCAAGCAGGAGCAAAATAAAAGGTGGCGCTTGAGACTGATTGAGGTTGAAAGCAGAATGGAAGTGGAGGAGAGAGCCATTTAGAATAGAAAGAATAAGAAGACTAGGAGGGAATAAAGAGGGTAGAGAATGTATGCTTTTAGTAAAACTGGGGAGTGAGTACGGCAAATATTAAGTTGTGGAGAAAAAGAAGTTGCTGAAAGGGGGAAATGAAAGAAGCGAAGAAGATCTAGCGTGGCGGGAAAGGAGGAAACAGTGGCTAATCGAGCGAAAGGCATGGACTGAGAGGTGTGCAGGTAATAGGGTAAGAATTGGCAGAGAATATTACCGAAAGCATATGCGTGGAAGATGCAAGCAGCAAGAAAGGAGCACGTGAAAGAGAGAGAAATGGGTGGTACGGTGTCAGGGGTAAGAAAGGAACTGGTGGTAGGTAAAGAAAAGGATGAATATATAGAAGAAAAGGATGTAACAATGGTTACAAGAACAAAATTAGGGAAAGTTATTGTGGATGTAGTATGCGTGTACATGAGACGATGAATGAGACGATTGCAAGGTTGAAAAGAAACGAGGCAACAGGGGAAGATGGCTTGGAAAATGAAGCACTGAGTTATGGAGGATTAGGAATGAGGGAAGAGATGTGgaggatttgcaacaaggtatggaaaagAAAAGGGTGGTTGGAGGAGTGGAAGACAGGGCTGGTATTACCGTTGATTAAGAAAGGAGAAGGAAAAAAGGTGGAAGAATATAGTGGTATCATACTCATGTCCGTGGTATATAAAATTTAAGCGGAACCGCTTAGACGAAAGTTCGAAAGGCAGGTGGAAGACAAGAGAAGCATACCACACAACGCAACGGGTTTAGAAAAGGGATGTGAATCATAGATAACGTCTACGTGCTCAATTATCTAGTCAATAGGAACCTAGGGCGGAAGAAAGGGAAGCTAATCGCATTGTTTGCAGAATTTTAGGCAGCACTTGACTCAGTCAACAGGAGGATCTAATGGACAGCCATGAAAAAGACAGGAGTAGACGAAAGTTTAACaaagaggataaaagaaatatttgtggataCTAATATAGGGTGAAGAGAGGAGATAAGAAAGGTGAGGAATTTTGGATAGGAAGGGGGCTCAGACAAGGgtgtcctttgagcccacttcTGTTTAGTATTCTTCTCGCAGATTTAGAGGACAAGTTGAAGATGAAAGGGGAAGGAGGAACGACATTAGGATTAGAGTGCGAATGGAAGATAAATGACGTGGTGGTAGAGTTGGTTGATGAGTTTTGCTACTTAGGATTTTCGTTCGAAACGAGAGGGGGAAGCGAGCTGCAGGTAAGATAGAGATTGGCATGCGCGAGTAAAGGAAAtctggggatggaaagaacaCAAGAATAGAAAGTATGCATGAGATATTTTTAGATGAGTTTTTGGAGTGTgctggagttgcccaggttaTATGCTGAGAGAAAAAATGGTGGTGTGGCGAATGAAAAGAGCCTGGAACTTCGAAGAGAAACTAAGAAGGAAAGAGGGAAGCAAAATTGCAGAAGCGTGTGCTCGCGAGGTCATGGATAAAGAGAGGAGGGATAACGTGGGGTGTTCAAAATGGGAGGAGGAGATATATGAAGTGAGGCGTGAATGTGGCATAAATGAGAGGGGTAAAAAGTGGGAGGAAATAGAGGAAGAGATGAAGGCAAGGCAAGGTGAGGAAATATGGGAAAAAATCGCAGATTCAAGGTTCAACAGCTGGTATAGAATGGTTAAGGGGCAGGAGAAACCAGAGtacctgaaaaagattaaaaaggagaGCAAATAGAATAGAGTAGTGAGATTCACAATAGGAGAGGGTCTAAGAGCGTGCAGGTATTGGATGAATATAGAACAGAATGTTTGTAAAGTATGTAGGTGTGAGCAGGAAACATGGTTGCATATGTTAGAGAGGTGTGCAGGGGCCGAAGGGGAAGGGGAGAGTACAGAAgagagaattaaataaattctgaatgaaaatggtcaGGGGGAGGAATGGATGTAGATGCTAGAAGAtccgaaagagagagagagagagagagctggcTGCACGGGATAgtagaaaaaaagccaaaaaatgactccgaaagtaggagagttacgaagtagtgttgcgaactagagtcaaaatttgaaagtGATAATGAtaagaggaaatggaagcccaGTGCAAAGTCGCAagcatttagaaacaaaaataataattcaagaccgtatgaagcgaatagttcgtaagatagtataaggcttgtttgtaagaatacttgtaatggttatgtaaagacTCTCAAACCCGTAAACGGGAGAGAGTATAAACTAATAAAGAAATACTTctggttttggttaaaaattcttttctaaagttaaaaattgaacaattttgttgacattcttTTTTCATACAGTTTAtacagtaaattatattttcctttttgcAACAAATCTAATGATTCTGAGGTGATTCAGGagtttaaaaccagaataaatttgaagatcagctgattagatcgtcattcgtgaagtcggacGACCTCGGGTTCGTGTTCGCGCATCTTCggttttacacgaggctggtcttcgcagcagcccTATCTGACCGTGTGCAAAAGCGCTGGCTAAATTTAAATACCAGCCGAGAACTAATCCCTTGGTGGCGCTGCAGCGCTTCTTGCTGGCAGATACATTAGGCTATATGAcaagtgtaaataaaaaataaagtattaatgaaaataataagttGAAGTGAGTTGAAGTGcgcgtaaaataaataaatgattttaatgatgCAGATTCATGCAAATTTTCGTATAAATTGAGTACCATTGCAACAAAAACGAGACGATCGGATTTAATGTGGTTGTGGACTGTTAACTTTTTTCATACTTGACCATAATAAtactcattattttttaaacgtattcaacagataaatatattaaattactttatgtttatttgtttttaagttttatttttaaaagggaaAGGGACATGTAATGTCACATTAATTACGCGTATTAAAGATTATagagaaaaactaaaactttacaATGTAAAATGTGCTCAAATTAGCCTTGTAACTTTTATTTCTCAtgtgaaaaagttattttattgtcAAATGATGAGATGTCATCATAGTTGTAACTTTTTTgtcaactattt comes from Belonocnema kinseyi isolate 2016_QV_RU_SX_M_011 chromosome 5, B_treatae_v1, whole genome shotgun sequence and encodes:
- the LOC117173627 gene encoding uncharacterized protein LOC117173627: MVVWRMKRAWNFEEKLRRKEGSKIAEACAREVMDKERRDNVGCSKWEEEIYEVRRECGINERGKKWEEIEEEMKARQGEEIWEKIADSRFNSWYRMVKGQEKPEYLKKIKKESK